A stretch of Candidatus Brocadiaceae bacterium DNA encodes these proteins:
- a CDS encoding nitrate reductase, translated as MTIQWNKSICPYCGFGCGLMVGVENGKVVDIKGMKGHPVNDGRICVLPANFVPVFENEDRLTGPMIRHKGSFTEVSWDEAIAAVASGFNRIIHKHGPGAVAIYTGAMCLNEEYYVINKFLKACIGSNNIESSTRLCMASTALGFISTLGADAPPASYADIEEANLFFIAGNNMAVSVPVMFMRIKSAKEKSGAKVIVVDPRKSETTAIADIHLQLRPGTDVALNNALAHVLVKEGYVNEKKVEEYASGLNDLKKLLEEYPPSRAAMITGCPEEQIIKAARMVGKSKAMLTFWFQGYNHSTQAVFKNNSLHNLWLLTGNFCKPGAGPLSLTGECNALGNRWSGGLSHLLPGMRMVSNPQHREEVASFWGISTEKLQPIPGRSVIDIINGLHSGAVRALWIVSTNPAASLPNTKWVKEGLSKAELLIAQDIFHPTETTQLSDILLAAAQWCEKTGTFISSERRIELVEKFIDPPGNAKADYEIFCLVARAMGFEKEFPFHSSEEIFNEFRAITKGRICDMGGITYERLRKNVGLQLPCPDVNHPGTPRLFINQSFPRPDGRAALLPRDYLEPNEKTDSEYPLVLITGRLKWHFNTRTRTGRVSRLASNAPDNIVEIHPDTAAVHCITEGDEVEVVSRRGAARGKAHVTDQTHREIVYMTMHFGDALHVDKGRLANLLTNQAYDIHSKQPEYKYCAVRISKATSAPPGDVCE; from the coding sequence ATGACCATCCAATGGAACAAATCAATCTGCCCTTATTGCGGGTTCGGCTGTGGTTTAATGGTGGGCGTAGAGAACGGAAAAGTAGTTGATATTAAGGGAATGAAGGGACACCCCGTTAATGATGGAAGGATTTGTGTCCTTCCCGCCAATTTTGTGCCAGTCTTTGAAAATGAGGATAGACTGACTGGCCCCATGATTAGACACAAAGGCTCATTCACAGAGGTCAGCTGGGACGAGGCAATTGCCGCTGTAGCATCAGGGTTCAATCGTATTATTCATAAACATGGCCCGGGAGCTGTTGCTATCTACACCGGAGCAATGTGTCTGAATGAAGAATATTATGTAATAAACAAGTTTTTAAAGGCGTGCATTGGCTCCAATAATATTGAATCAAGCACTCGTTTGTGCATGGCGAGCACCGCGCTGGGATTCATTTCCACTCTTGGCGCGGATGCGCCGCCAGCTTCTTACGCGGATATAGAGGAGGCAAACCTGTTCTTTATAGCAGGAAACAATATGGCCGTTTCCGTGCCTGTCATGTTTATGCGCATAAAGAGCGCAAAAGAGAAGAGTGGAGCCAAGGTCATTGTTGTTGACCCGCGTAAATCAGAAACTACGGCCATAGCGGACATTCACCTTCAGTTGCGGCCAGGCACAGATGTTGCGCTAAATAATGCGCTGGCTCATGTCCTTGTAAAAGAAGGTTATGTTAACGAAAAAAAGGTAGAAGAATATGCGTCAGGGCTTAACGATTTGAAGAAACTCTTAGAAGAATATCCTCCTTCTCGCGCTGCCATGATAACAGGTTGTCCTGAGGAACAAATCATAAAGGCCGCGCGTATGGTAGGCAAATCCAAAGCAATGCTTACCTTCTGGTTTCAGGGTTACAATCACTCCACTCAGGCAGTATTTAAAAATAATTCCTTGCATAATCTATGGCTGTTAACGGGTAATTTCTGCAAACCCGGCGCGGGACCTCTTTCACTTACCGGCGAATGCAATGCCTTGGGCAACCGGTGGTCTGGAGGACTGTCGCATTTACTGCCGGGCATGCGAATGGTATCGAACCCTCAACACCGGGAGGAGGTTGCCAGTTTTTGGGGTATTTCAACAGAAAAACTTCAACCAATACCTGGCCGTTCAGTTATAGATATCATCAATGGGCTTCACTCAGGCGCTGTGCGCGCCCTGTGGATTGTCTCCACCAATCCAGCGGCTTCATTGCCCAACACAAAATGGGTAAAAGAGGGGCTTTCCAAGGCGGAATTACTTATCGCCCAGGACATATTTCATCCGACAGAAACAACCCAGCTTTCAGATATACTTTTAGCCGCCGCTCAATGGTGTGAAAAGACCGGCACCTTTATCTCTTCAGAACGACGCATAGAACTGGTAGAAAAGTTTATCGACCCTCCAGGGAATGCAAAGGCCGATTACGAAATTTTCTGTCTGGTCGCTCGTGCTATGGGCTTTGAAAAAGAATTCCCCTTTCATTCTTCTGAAGAAATATTTAATGAGTTCAGAGCTATTACAAAAGGGCGCATCTGCGATATGGGGGGTATAACCTATGAACGACTGCGCAAAAATGTTGGCCTGCAGTTGCCATGCCCTGACGTGAATCACCCCGGCACGCCTCGTTTATTTATAAATCAATCCTTTCCAAGACCCGATGGGCGCGCCGCATTATTGCCTCGTGATTACCTGGAGCCAAATGAAAAAACGGACAGCGAATATCCCCTGGTCTTAATTACTGGAAGACTGAAGTGGCATTTCAATACCCGCACCCGCACAGGACGTGTTTCCCGTCTCGCCTCCAATGCCCCAGACAACATTGTGGAGATTCATCCTGATACCGCCGCTGTTCATTGCATTACGGAAGGAGATGAAGTTGAGGTTGTTTCAAGAAGGGGCGCCGCAAGAGGAAAGGCGCACGTTACCGACCAGACACACAGGGAAATCGTTTATATGACCATGCATTTTGGCGACGCATTACACGTTGATAAGGGCCGGCTGGCCAACCTCCTTACAAACCAAGCGTATGATATCCATTCCAAACAACCGGAATACAAGTATTGTGCCGTTCGGATTTCAAAAGCGACCTCTGCTCCACCAGGAGATGTTTGTGAATGA
- a CDS encoding ATP-binding protein, which yields MNERKFKGEPESTSRAIKFLEGILRSSNDGIVVTDTTKNIIVANEAFCSFFGRKWREVIETNLFVWLDQLDEGAPEQWVRLSKETCRKGFCHNVEFRKITAQGILYLSVNASILDEGTAGEQGVIISIWRDITKQKEMEEKILLSERLAVLGKVSGSISHEIRNPLGVIDSSAYYLQMRLQDADEKTITHLSRIKTQVKKASEIIQSLLDVARMKEPLKISQNIVECIEDSLRVAHIPRKVKIIRRITTNTCIVEADKTQLAMVFENIVTNAIQAMEDGGTLTISLEMVTDDISGDSIAEICFQDTGPGIAPENKNKIFEPLFSTKTNGIGFGLTLCKMIIERHGGTITVHSEKGKGANFIIRLRTRKNND from the coding sequence GTGAATGAACGGAAGTTTAAAGGCGAACCTGAGTCCACAAGCCGGGCAATTAAGTTCTTAGAAGGAATATTGCGTTCATCAAACGATGGCATCGTGGTTACCGACACAACAAAAAATATTATCGTGGCAAACGAAGCCTTTTGTTCATTTTTCGGGAGAAAATGGAGAGAGGTAATTGAAACAAATCTCTTTGTATGGCTTGATCAACTCGATGAAGGCGCGCCTGAACAGTGGGTAAGGCTATCAAAAGAAACCTGCCGGAAAGGATTTTGCCATAATGTTGAATTTAGGAAAATAACTGCCCAGGGAATACTCTATCTGAGCGTAAATGCATCGATCCTGGATGAAGGAACCGCAGGGGAACAAGGCGTTATTATTAGCATTTGGCGGGATATCACGAAGCAAAAGGAGATGGAAGAGAAAATCCTTTTGTCGGAACGCCTTGCGGTATTAGGCAAGGTATCAGGAAGTATTTCCCATGAGATCAGGAATCCTCTTGGCGTCATTGACAGTTCCGCCTACTATTTGCAGATGAGACTACAAGACGCCGATGAAAAAACAATCACGCACCTCAGTCGTATTAAGACACAGGTGAAGAAGGCATCAGAAATCATACAAAGTCTGCTTGATGTGGCACGCATGAAAGAACCTCTGAAAATATCACAGAACATTGTTGAATGTATTGAAGACTCGCTAAGGGTAGCGCACATACCTCGTAAGGTCAAAATAATTCGGAGAATAACAACGAATACATGTATCGTTGAGGCAGATAAAACACAACTTGCAATGGTGTTTGAAAATATTGTAACCAATGCGATACAGGCAATGGAAGATGGCGGCACTTTAACCATCTCTCTGGAAATGGTGACAGACGATATCAGCGGTGATAGTATTGCTGAAATTTGCTTTCAGGATACCGGCCCGGGCATAGCACCGGAAAATAAAAACAAAATATTTGAACCGTTATTCAGCACAAAAACGAATGGTATCGGGTTTGGACTAACTCTTTGTAAAATGATTATTGAAAGGCATGGAGGCACAATAACGGTACATTCTGAAAAGGGAAAAGGAGCAAATTTTATTATTCGATTGCGTACAAGGAAAAACAATGATTGA
- a CDS encoding response regulator yields the protein METIAEEKSLQILIVDDNSDFCMNCVDILESKGYTVSAVNDGFEAIKEVQEKNFDLVIMDIKMPVMNGVETFKKMKEIIPELPVIMVTAYALEELISDALLEGAFAAFHKPLDFEKLFSAIENTQVSGSLIMVVDDDRDIRTNVSDILEAHGYRTKVAMDGEEAVQMCRENRYNVILLDMNIPVLNGLETYLRIRTIRPNVVVILITGFRDQMKDYIDQTLKSSAYVCLEKPLNIDYLLGILKGHAKKQGHTS from the coding sequence ATGGAAACAATAGCAGAGGAAAAATCACTGCAAATTCTTATTGTTGACGACAACAGTGACTTCTGTATGAATTGTGTTGATATTCTTGAATCGAAAGGTTATACAGTATCGGCAGTAAATGACGGGTTTGAAGCCATTAAAGAAGTACAGGAAAAGAACTTTGACCTTGTCATAATGGACATAAAGATGCCAGTGATGAACGGCGTTGAAACCTTTAAAAAAATGAAGGAAATTATACCTGAGCTACCGGTTATCATGGTAACTGCGTACGCCCTTGAAGAACTTATTAGCGATGCTTTACTGGAAGGCGCGTTTGCGGCATTTCACAAACCACTGGACTTTGAAAAACTATTTTCAGCTATCGAAAATACACAGGTTTCCGGTTCTTTGATAATGGTAGTTGATGATGACCGGGATATACGCACCAATGTATCGGATATCCTCGAAGCTCATGGCTACAGGACAAAGGTCGCCATGGACGGAGAAGAAGCCGTACAAATGTGCAGGGAAAACCGTTATAACGTCATCCTTTTGGATATGAATATTCCTGTTTTGAATGGACTGGAAACCTATTTAAGGATAAGAACTATCCGTCCCAATGTAGTGGTAATTTTGATTACGGGTTTCAGAGATCAAATGAAGGACTACATTGACCAAACACTCAAATCAAGCGCTTATGTGTGTTTGGAAAAACCACTGAACATTGATTATTTATTGGGTATTTTAAAAGGACACGCAAAAAAACAGGGCCATACATCATAA
- a CDS encoding EAL domain-containing protein, protein MHSDKQGFSVLTNLMEKPFKILLVDDNKELEANFLDILESRGFHATGVTNGKEAIDLTRKTCFDLALVDIRLPDILGTEVVEEITKISPTTEFIYITGHASLDTTIKAVKQRCVISYETKPVDVDRLLFTIWQIKRRKLAEEALNEAEERYRVVTETANDAIICLKSPGIICLWNHKAEEMFGYPANFTLGHNLCNLVFSENYYKEICNCVYHFFETGEGLASRKITELSALRKDGTEFPIEISLSSINVGRERQLVIIVRDMTEHIQAKKTIERMAYHDSLTELPNRTLFKDRLSMALEYAHRHGERLAILFLDLDRFKMVNDSLGHAVGDQLLMAVARRLANFTRKSDTVARFGGDEFTLLLTEISHPEDVTKIADKLIDCIRKPLTLVNHELNITASIGIAFYPQDGKDAETIMRNADAAMYHAKESGKNNYKLYNKDISKKVFHETTQTHYLHKALEREEFLLYYQPQVNIHTGEIHGLEALLRWQHPSKRLLSPLDFIPFAENTGLIFPITEWVLRTGCKQICAWNEKGLPPVNLSVNLSAYTFWQENFIESIIQVLDDSGLNAQRLEAELTESILMHHGETTIATLNNLNKLGINISIDDFGTGYSSLANLKKFPIQRIKIDKSFVQDVTADSNSAAIVMAIIAMAKSLNLNVIAEGVETQEQLAFLKEHGCREVQGYLYSKPLPAEDIEVLLKNGAFFHYSGS, encoded by the coding sequence ATGCATTCAGATAAACAAGGTTTTTCAGTTTTGACCAATCTCATGGAGAAACCTTTTAAAATTCTCCTGGTTGATGATAACAAAGAGCTGGAAGCTAATTTTCTGGATATTCTGGAGTCTAGGGGCTTCCATGCGACGGGGGTTACCAATGGCAAAGAGGCAATTGACCTGACCAGAAAAACTTGTTTTGACCTGGCTCTCGTGGATATCAGACTACCGGACATCCTTGGAACTGAAGTTGTCGAAGAGATTACAAAGATTTCTCCAACAACAGAATTTATTTACATAACTGGTCATGCCTCATTAGATACGACAATAAAAGCGGTGAAACAACGGTGCGTGATCTCTTATGAAACAAAACCTGTCGATGTGGATCGTCTCCTCTTTACTATTTGGCAAATCAAGAGACGAAAACTCGCCGAAGAAGCATTGAATGAAGCTGAAGAACGATATAGAGTCGTTACTGAAACGGCAAACGATGCTATTATCTGCCTGAAAAGCCCGGGTATCATCTGTTTATGGAATCACAAGGCAGAAGAAATGTTCGGGTATCCGGCAAATTTTACTCTGGGACACAATTTATGCAACCTTGTGTTTTCAGAAAACTATTACAAAGAGATCTGTAACTGTGTGTATCATTTTTTTGAAACAGGAGAAGGGCTCGCTTCACGCAAAATAACGGAACTCTCCGCTTTGCGAAAGGATGGGACTGAATTTCCTATTGAAATCTCCCTGTCTTCTATAAACGTGGGCAGAGAACGCCAACTGGTGATTATTGTTCGTGACATGACTGAACACATACAGGCAAAAAAAACCATAGAGCGCATGGCCTATCACGACTCTTTGACAGAACTTCCAAACAGAACACTCTTTAAGGATCGCCTTTCTATGGCACTTGAGTACGCCCATCGACATGGTGAAAGACTGGCTATTTTATTTCTCGATTTAGACAGATTTAAAATGGTGAATGATTCCTTGGGCCACGCGGTTGGAGATCAATTATTAATGGCTGTCGCACGGAGACTTGCAAACTTCACAAGGAAAAGTGACACTGTTGCTCGTTTTGGCGGTGATGAATTCACCCTATTGTTAACAGAAATTTCTCACCCTGAAGATGTAACTAAAATTGCTGATAAACTCATTGACTGTATCCGAAAGCCTTTGACGTTGGTCAACCACGAACTGAATATCACTGCGAGCATTGGAATTGCATTTTATCCCCAAGATGGCAAAGATGCTGAAACAATAATGAGGAATGCCGACGCGGCCATGTACCACGCAAAAGAATCAGGCAAAAACAATTATAAGTTATATAACAAAGATATATCAAAAAAAGTTTTTCATGAAACGACACAGACACATTACTTACATAAAGCTCTGGAACGCGAAGAATTTTTGTTGTATTACCAACCCCAGGTAAATATCCATACAGGGGAAATTCATGGCCTCGAAGCGTTGCTGAGATGGCAACACCCAAGCAAGAGATTGTTAAGTCCTCTTGATTTTATCCCTTTTGCGGAAAATACCGGCCTTATTTTCCCCATTACTGAATGGGTATTACGAACGGGCTGTAAACAAATCTGCGCCTGGAATGAGAAGGGCCTGCCTCCGGTTAATCTTTCGGTAAACCTCTCTGCCTATACATTCTGGCAGGAAAACTTCATAGAAAGCATCATTCAGGTCTTAGATGACAGCGGACTGAATGCTCAGCGCCTGGAAGCAGAGCTGACGGAAAGCATCCTTATGCATCATGGAGAAACTACTATTGCCACTCTGAATAATTTGAATAAACTGGGCATAAATATCTCTATAGATGATTTTGGCACGGGTTATTCTTCCCTGGCAAACCTCAAAAAGTTTCCTATTCAACGAATCAAAATAGATAAGTCTTTTGTGCAGGATGTCACGGCGGATTCCAATAGCGCTGCGATTGTAATGGCAATTATTGCCATGGCTAAAAGCCTCAACCTTAATGTTATTGCTGAGGGTGTAGAGACACAGGAACAACTTGCTTTTCTCAAGGAACACGGCTGTAGAGAAGTGCAAGGATACTTGTACAGTAAGCCATTGCCCGCTGAGGACATCGAAGTGCTTCTCAAAAATGGCGCCTTCTTTCATTACAGCGGTTCATAG
- a CDS encoding cytochrome b N-terminal domain-containing protein, with the protein MQQDKTTENASFLKECIEKNITRKLIPRGMSWFGCMGGLSLVAFLIQLGTGIFLLLYYIPNEKNATESIQRIIHGVPYGWLFHRIHSTGPHIMIGMVFSHMIRIFFKRIYRHPRELHWVSGASLLILTVFMYYTGTMLSLHPMNEKHAISLTYFYAMHIVCIPIVMALFMGMHFFMIRQTGIYEPL; encoded by the coding sequence ATGCAGCAGGATAAAACGACGGAAAACGCGAGTTTCCTAAAAGAATGCATTGAAAAGAATATTACCCGTAAGTTGATACCCAGGGGGATGAGCTGGTTTGGGTGTATGGGGGGGTTATCATTGGTCGCATTTCTGATCCAACTGGGAACAGGGATATTTCTCCTGTTGTATTATATTCCGAATGAAAAAAATGCGACTGAAAGTATTCAACGGATAATTCACGGAGTTCCCTACGGATGGCTTTTTCATCGAATTCATTCTACAGGCCCTCACATAATGATCGGCATGGTGTTCAGCCATATGATCAGGATATTTTTTAAACGTATTTACCGTCATCCCAGGGAATTACATTGGGTATCGGGGGCAAGCCTCCTTATTCTTACAGTATTTATGTATTATACGGGTACTATGCTTTCTCTCCACCCTATGAATGAAAAGCACGCCATTTCACTAACATACTTCTACGCAATGCATATTGTCTGTATTCCCATAGTAATGGCGCTGTTTATGGGCATGCACTTTTTTATGATCAGACAAACGGGTATCTATGAACCGCTGTAA